One Mangifera indica cultivar Alphonso chromosome 4, CATAS_Mindica_2.1, whole genome shotgun sequence genomic region harbors:
- the LOC123214326 gene encoding WAT1-related protein At1g68170-like, protein MMNDICSFINELKPVLVMVAVQVVYAGGTIFYKLAVIDGMNSSIIVAYRFIISTAIMLPFAFFVERKKRPKLNLKILFQAFLGSLLGCTLHQLLYLESMALTSATFVTAMLNLIPAITYILALSFRLEKVAGIWTPAGKAKVVGTLMGIVGAMVLTFCKGVEIKIWSTNINLLHQNAPQAHHSESTIKTLFGCLMSVGGCFLIGIWLIIQAKMSEQYPCQHSITALVSLMAAMESVVFALCKEKDLSQWKLGFNIRLLTVAYVGTLSAGFVMSLTFWCVQKKGPFFVSVFGPLMLVVVAFVASLILGESLHLGSILGAILIICGLYAVLWGKAKETKKITQLMPLKDSGESQSTEIVINSLTENTSNDIKN, encoded by the exons ATGATGAATGATATTTGTagttttataaatgaattgaaaCCAGTGCTGGTGATGGTTGCGGTTCAAGTGGTATATGCAGGAGGAACTATATTTTACAAACTGGCAGTTATAGATGGAATGAACTCCAGTATTATTGTTGCTTATAGATTCATTATCTCCACTGCAATTATGCTCCCCTTTGCTTTCTTTGTAGAAAG GAAGAAAAGGCCAAAACTAAATTTGAAGATACTCTTTCAAGCTTTCCTTGGTAGCTTACTTGG GTGTACACTTCATCAACTTCTATACTTGGAGAGCATGGCCTTAACATCAGCAACATTTGTGACAGCAATGCTTAACCTAATTCCAGCTATCACTTATATTTTGGCTCTTTCTTTTAG ATTAGAGAAGGTGGCCGGAATATGGACGCCGGCTGGGAAAGCGAAAGTGGTGGGAACATTGATGGGAATAGTTGGGGCGATGGTGCTCACATTTTGCAAGGGAGTTGAGATTAAGATTTGGTCAACAAATATAAACCTTCTGCATCAAAATGCACCACAGGCGCACCATTCAGAATCTACCATTAAAACCCTCTTCGGCTGTTTAATGTCTGTGGGAGGTTGCTTTTTGATTGGTATCTGGTTGATCATTCag GCTAAAATGAGTGAACAATATCCATGTCAGCATTCAATCACAGCTTTGGTGTCTCTAATGGCAGCAATGGAGTCAGTAGTTTTTGCCCTTTGCAAGGAAAAGGATTTGAGTCAGTGGAAGTTAGGCTTCAATATTAGGCTCCTAACTGTAGCTTATGTg GGAACTCTTTCTGCTGGTTTTGTGATGAGCTTGACGTTTTGGTGTGTGCAAAAGAAGGGACCTTTTTTTGTTTCTGTATTTGGCCCTCTTATGCTTGTGGTGGTGGCTTTTGTTGCTTCATTAATTCTGGGCGAGAGCCTACACTTGGGCAG CATACTAGGGGCAATCTTGATCATATGTGGGTTATATGCCGTGCTGTGGGGCAAAGCAAAAGAGACGAAGAAGATAACTCAACTAATGCCATTGAAAGACTCTGGAGAATCTCAGTCGACCGAGATTGTTATCAACTCTCTGACTGAAAACACTTCCAACGATATtaagaattaa